The window AGGCATAAATAGCTGTAAACTCATGATCTTTATTATATTTATCTGCCGCACTTAATCCAGTTTGCCATTTCTCACTCATTGATCCATCAGCAATATTTGCCTCTGTATCATTATCAAACGAGTTTGAGTGGTCTGTTACAGCTAAGAAGTCTACACCGGCTTTATCTTTAGCATAAGTGTAAGCATCATCAATTGATCCAGCACCATCTGATAAATTAGTATGTGAGTGTAATTGACCAAAGTATAAGTTTCGTGCCACATCCGCTACCTTAAATGTCCACTCTTTTTCAGTTTCATTACCTGCTTTATCTGCTAATTGTAACTTCACTGTATAAGTTCCATTTTCTAATGCTTCATCAACTTGGTAACTTAGTTCTGTTTCAGTCACTACTGCTTTATCGGTAATATCATTTTCATTAAAGAATAACTTAATTGAATCGATATTAATTCCTGAACGATCACAATATTTAGCTGAAATTTTAGGTGTTTTATTTTTACCTAAGTTTGCGTTATCAGCAGGTGAAACTGATGTAATTTCTGGTTTCGTGTAATCATCTGATGAAACTTTAACTGTCATTGTTTCTGAGGTTGCTTTATTTCCTTCAATATCAGAAGCTTCAATCTTATATTCAATTCCTTTAGCATCTAATTCTTTCTTAGAAATAACACCTTGATAAACACCATCTATCAATCCCATTGGAACTGATTTAAAATCTTCTGTTCCAATCACGCGATAAAATAACGTGACATCTCCCACTTTACGATTATCTGTTACCTTAGCTTTAACAGTCATATCATAATCTAAATTTCCTGAATCTACGATATCAACTAACGAAATGACTGGCGCTTCAGTATCCTCTTCTTTTTCCCCTAATGCTTGTGCATATAAGCTCATATCATCAAAGGCAATATTCATTTGTCCTTTTTCTTCAATATAAATTCGAATACGTGTTGCATCTTCTGGAATACGAACTCCGTAGTTTTCGTATTTCGCTTCAAATGAGTTAAACATCGCTAAGTCTTTCCACTCATCTTTGAAATTTGATTGATACTGTACACGTAAAACTGTTGTACCACTTGCCTGTGAGCTATTTCCTTTAGCTGCAAATTTCAATAATCCATTTTCAACTAAACGGAACTCCTCAGTTGTAATGTATTGTCCTTTTTTAGAGAATTTAACGGAAGGAGCTGCTACGTTTCCAGAATTATACTTATCGTCACTTGTTGAGTTAGTTTCCCATCCCTCAGCTAGTTTAGGAAAATCTTTAAATCCTTCGTTAAAAACAGTAACAGGATAATCTTTACTTTCTGTCACTTCAATACGTTTTTGTCCGACATATTTCTTACCATCAATCATTGTTGTTGCAGCAACTTGACTAACTCCTGTCGCTAACGCTTGCATTTTTCCTGCATCATTAACTTTTAAAACATTTGATTCTGTTGATTCAAATGTAACATCTGAGACTACTTCTCCTTCAGTCGTTGTCACTTGTAATGTCGAAGTCATTCCAACTTCAAGTGTTGAGGCACCAGATACAACTAATTCACCATAAGCATCCACTTCTGGTTTAGACTCTGAATCGTTGCCTGGTGTTTCTTCTGTTGAATCTTCTCCCATTGTTCCCGTTCCATAAATAGCAATATCATCGATTGAAATATTTCCTAATGATTTTTTAATTCCAAATCGAACTTGAGTAACGGCTTGTGAAAGATCAAATGTTAATGTCTCTTTTTCTTCGGTAATAACATCTTCAAAAATAATCTTCCATTCATTATTTTCTAAAACTTCAACAATAAGTTGTGATGTGAAACCATTGTTTCCACCATTTCCTTTTGTTAAAAACGATAATTTCCCTTGAGATTCCAATTTAAAGATGGGTGATGTTAATGTCTGTCCGCTTTGTTCTAATTTTACAGCAGGTGCATTTTCACCACTTTGTGCAATATTATTATAAATTGGACGCTCTACCTTTGTATTAGCTTCCACCCAACCTTCAGGCATCTCTACCTTGTAGTTATCAAAACCTTCTTTAAAGATTAAAGATTGTTCTACTTCCGAAAAAATCTCCTGTGCGTAGACTTTCGGGCTTGGAATAATTATTCCTGATGTTACGATACTAAAAGCTAACGTACTATTTAGCATCTTTTTAAAAAATACTGTCCTCATATGATCCTCCACTTATTTATTTGCTGTTATATGATTGGCCTTTTATAACAACTAAGTAACTATTCAGCCTAGTAGAAAAGAGTATCACAAAAAGGAGTGCTCATTTAGTGAAGTACTCCTTGTGAATGTTATGAAAATTGAATCGTATTTCCCATTAAAATGGTTTCAATACTTTCGATAATATTTAATCCTTGCTTTTGACAAGTAGAGATGAAACCTCTGATTCGGGCGAAACAATGAGCACCTTTTTCTGTTCGGAAACATCCGGATATTTTTTGTTTAGTTTTAGTCATTCGGACATCACGCTCAGCTAAATTATTATCAAACGGAACTTCAACTTGATACAGAAATTCTAATACTTCTTCTTGTCGTTTCGATAAACGATTGAGTAATCGAACGGAATCCGTATTCTTTTCATGCAGTTTTAAAGGATTCTCACGGTAACCCTCTTCGATGATTTGTTGGTATCGTTTCTCAAACTCCTGTATTTTAGATAAGGGTAAAGGATATTCCGTCTCTTCTGAATAAGTTTTAGCTTCAAGTAATAATTTCGTCATGTTTTTTGCCCACTGTTGGTTCTCAAAATCGATGATTCCTTTAAACTCTCTTAAATGATGAACGTTACATAAAGCATGCGTACAATCATCATATTTAAAATACGGGGTCCAATGGTCATGGATGACGGTTCCTTTGAAAGAGGGAAGAATGCCATTGGCTTCAATGGCTTGAGAGCCACGCTTTTCATGAACAAAGTAATGCGTGAATTTTTGATTTGAAGTCACGTGAAGCCAGTGTCTCTTTCCATTGACATAACAGCCTGTTTCATCTAAATGAAGATGATTTGATGCCAAAAGATTTTCTTTGATTGAGGCTTCAGTCGTTTCTAATAACTCATCACATCGTTTCGTCATATTCACCAGTGTTCCTTGGCTGATGGTCGCTTTGAAAATATCTTGAGTCAATTGTTTCAGACGGTTGAAAGGAATCAATTGATAGTGACTGAAATAAGTTAATACACTTGTTAAATGTGGCCCATATTGTGTCGGTTGTGTGACATGTTTCGGAAATAGTCCTTCATTTTTAAAGTGACAGTTAGGACATACTTTAATTTGGGATTGATGCTCAGTCACTTGAAGCCTTAAGCTCGGTAAATCAAAAACTTGACGTCGAATCGTTTTTTGAGGTTCAACGTTTTCTAAACAACACCCACACCCTTGGCAAGTTTTCGGATGATGTGTGACGACATGATCCGGATCTTTTATCATTTTTAAGGTTGAACCTTGATGTCCGACTTGACCACCCGGTTTTTTATTTGAAGGTTGACGCAAACTTTTTGTCTTTTTAAAACCATCGGTTGACGGAGGTAAGCTACTATTTTGACTGGTTTGATTTGATTGTTTTTCAAGTTTCTTAAGGCGAGCATCTAAATCTGAAACAGTCTGAGATAACTCAGAGATTTGAGTGGAAAGTCCTTGAACTAAACTAATAACGGATTGAATCCCCTCCTGATAAACTTTGATGATTTCAGATTCTGACATGAGATGACACCTTCTTCTAAAGTTGGAATAGTAAGGATATTATAACGTAAATCTTACAAATAGGTAAGTTATTCACGAGAGCTACATATCATTAACAAAAACACCAAGGAATGGAATTCATTTACTTGGTGGCTGAATAGTTACACAACTAAAACAAATTATACCAAATTAACTCAAT of the Turicibacter sp. TJ11 genome contains:
- a CDS encoding IS66 family transposase, with amino-acid sequence MSESEIIKVYQEGIQSVISLVQGLSTQISELSQTVSDLDARLKKLEKQSNQTSQNSSLPPSTDGFKKTKSLRQPSNKKPGGQVGHQGSTLKMIKDPDHVVTHHPKTCQGCGCCLENVEPQKTIRRQVFDLPSLRLQVTEHQSQIKVCPNCHFKNEGLFPKHVTQPTQYGPHLTSVLTYFSHYQLIPFNRLKQLTQDIFKATISQGTLVNMTKRCDELLETTEASIKENLLASNHLHLDETGCYVNGKRHWLHVTSNQKFTHYFVHEKRGSQAIEANGILPSFKGTVIHDHWTPYFKYDDCTHALCNVHHLREFKGIIDFENQQWAKNMTKLLLEAKTYSEETEYPLPLSKIQEFEKRYQQIIEEGYRENPLKLHEKNTDSVRLLNRLSKRQEEVLEFLYQVEVPFDNNLAERDVRMTKTKQKISGCFRTEKGAHCFARIRGFISTCQKQGLNIIESIETILMGNTIQFS